In Patescibacteria group bacterium, one genomic interval encodes:
- a CDS encoding rod shape-determining protein RodA, whose protein sequence is MLEFIQNILHRGTKSHTQHLFGHIDWTLFGSAVLLSLAGLATMNSFAPENYFFEKQILWLSIGIILFFALSLVDFRFLRKTGIIMILFAASAFILFLLFVFGEITKGAQSWFDFGSFAFQPSDPVKLVMILLLAKYFSRRHVEIAHVRHILISGLYTLVLFLLVFLQPDFGSAIIIGLIWLGMVLVSGISKKHLMTVFLIGMISFAGLWGYVFADYQKQRIITFIHPLTDLQGAGYNAYQSTIAVGSGQILGKGVGYGTQSKLQFLPEYETDFIFAAFAEEWGFVGVVLLFILFGIMIRRVLINATTGATNFEILFGVGLAIMFMSHFTIHVGMNIGLLPVTGTTIPFMSYGGSHLITEFIGLGMLMGMRRYSRAIHKDDIRKEFLGV, encoded by the coding sequence ATGTTGGAGTTTATACAAAATATATTGCATAGAGGTACTAAATCTCATACACAGCATCTATTCGGGCATATCGATTGGACACTTTTTGGTTCGGCAGTACTGCTGTCGCTTGCCGGACTTGCAACCATGAACTCTTTTGCCCCGGAGAACTATTTTTTTGAAAAACAAATTCTCTGGCTCTCAATTGGCATCATACTTTTTTTTGCATTGAGTCTTGTAGATTTTCGGTTTCTTCGAAAGACAGGAATCATCATGATTCTTTTTGCTGCATCTGCTTTCATTCTTTTTCTGTTGTTTGTATTTGGTGAAATCACCAAAGGAGCGCAGAGCTGGTTTGACTTTGGTTCATTCGCTTTTCAACCATCCGACCCGGTAAAATTGGTCATGATACTTCTGTTGGCGAAGTACTTTTCACGGCGACATGTGGAAATTGCACATGTGCGTCACATACTAATTTCCGGGCTGTATACATTAGTGTTATTTCTTCTCGTGTTCCTCCAGCCGGACTTTGGTTCAGCAATTATTATTGGTCTCATCTGGCTTGGTATGGTGCTTGTTTCAGGCATTTCAAAAAAACATCTTATGACAGTGTTTTTAATAGGAATGATATCATTTGCAGGATTATGGGGTTATGTGTTTGCCGACTATCAGAAACAACGAATTATCACTTTTATACATCCATTGACTGATTTGCAAGGGGCTGGATACAATGCGTACCAATCCACCATTGCAGTCGGCTCAGGGCAGATTCTTGGCAAGGGAGTTGGTTATGGAACACAGTCGAAATTACAATTTCTACCAGAGTATGAAACAGACTTCATTTTTGCTGCATTTGCTGAGGAGTGGGGATTTGTTGGTGTGGTGCTCCTGTTTATATTATTTGGAATAATGATACGTAGAGTCCTGATTAATGCCACAACCGGCGCGACGAATTTTGAAATTTTATTTGGAGTTGGTCTTGCGATAATGTTTATGAGTCACTTTACCATTCATGTTGGTATGAATATAGGACTCCTACCGGTAACTGGCACCACCATACCGTTTATGAGCTACGGCGGGTCGCATCTGATAACCGAATTTATAGGACTCGGCATGTTAATGGGCATGCGTCGCTACTCACGTGCGATACATAAAGATGATATCAGAAAAGAATTTTTGGGAGTGTAG
- a CDS encoding prepilin-type N-terminal cleavage/methylation domain-containing protein, giving the protein MTTLIKNSTRGFTLIELLVVIAIIGMLSSVVLTSLNTAREKAKIAGAQNQLSEIEKAISFLVNDTAGYPAWGSTKPTSACGTGDELFIDDARAGIVATDGNFPNWDGPYLTPATPDPWGTFYLFDGDYQCGAATLGCGGVADDGLNSAVIQSYGPNKTQDYGDGDDIVIILCKR; this is encoded by the coding sequence ATGACTACACTTATAAAAAACAGCACACGGGGCTTCACTCTTATAGAGCTTTTGGTGGTTATTGCTATTATCGGTATGCTTTCATCGGTCGTCTTGACGAGTTTAAATACCGCACGAGAAAAAGCAAAAATAGCAGGTGCTCAAAATCAACTCAGTGAAATTGAAAAAGCAATTTCGTTTCTAGTGAATGATACTGCTGGATACCCCGCATGGGGTAGTACTAAACCAACTTCAGCATGCGGTACCGGTGATGAATTATTTATAGATGATGCTCGAGCTGGTATAGTAGCAACTGATGGTAATTTCCCAAACTGGGACGGACCTTACCTAACCCCCGCCACACCTGATCCGTGGGGAACATTTTACCTGTTTGATGGTGATTATCAATGCGGCGCCGCCACTCTTGGATGTGGTGGGGTAGCCGATGATGGTCTTAATTCTGCAGTTATTCAATCGTACGGACCCAACAAGACCCAAGACTATGGAGATGGGGACGATATTGTTATAATACTGTGTAAACGATAA